The following proteins are encoded in a genomic region of Molothrus aeneus isolate 106 chromosome 14, BPBGC_Maene_1.0, whole genome shotgun sequence:
- the LOC136562663 gene encoding V-set and immunoglobulin domain-containing protein 4-like isoform X1: protein MGMVLRAAVLLSSLLHCRAFLELSGPSEIKGVWKDSVTLPCAYVPVEDLVQQTLTWTVVHDKGSGAIIRRDDSGDQVLLSEYRDRVSIPKAAPGNVSLLILSLEISDKGTYTCQVTWRDSNNSLIAKEITTTLEVVKVAATKPIIRAAEPGLTLPAGASTSLSCEAGGSPPISYRWFRRGPAGTAEPLSSGAELAWPSLRPSDSGTYFCEAHNRAGAGAVQRSDAVRLTVTDVPTTTAALQRDVGTTGGHHSTTSQEKPQTELVSGGTSAISWTPWGSTTTADLPITATTSESGVGYPGKNETIHEFQRTGLSLYLVILIAVVCGAVVFLIISLITCIRRPKDAQVYDVKFHNSRAAASSSTGLYEEPISATENHYVMELGENKVSEEVNKNVSGCVANPQESEYEVGDTS, encoded by the exons ATGGGAATGGTGCTGCGAGCAGCTGTGCTCCTGAGCTCCCTTCTCCACTGCAGAG cttttctggAGCTGAGTGGCCCCAGTGAGATCAAAGGGGTCTGGAAGGACTCTGTCACTCTGCCTTGTGCCTATGTGCCTGTGGAGGACCTCGTGCAGCAAACCCTCACCTGGACTGTGGTGCATGACAAGGGTTCAGGTGCCATCATTCGGAGGGATGACTCCGGGGACCAGGTTCTCCTGTCTGAGTACAGGGACAGAGTCAGCATCCCAAAGGCTGCCCCAGGAAATGTGTCTCTCCTCATCCTGAGCCTGGAGATCTCTGATAAAGGAACCTACACTTGCCAGGTCACCTGGAGAGACAGCAACAACAGCCTGATAGCAAAGGAGATCACCACCACTTTGGAGGTTGTTAAAG TGGCAGCCACCAAGCCCATCATCAGAGCAGCGGAGCCGGGGCTGACGCTGCCGGCCGgagccagcaccagcctgagCTGCGAGGCCGGCGGGTCCCCTCCCATCAGCTACCGCTGGTTCCGCCGCGGCCCGGCGGGCACGGCCGAGCCCCTGAGCAGCGGGGCCGAGctggcctggcccagcctgcGGCCCTCGGACAGCGGCACGTACTTCTGCGAGGCGCACAAcagggccggggccggcgcCGTGCAGCGCAGCGATGCCGTGCGCCTGACGGTCACAG ATGTGCCCACAACAACAGCAGCCTTGCAGAGGGATGTGGGAACCACGGGGGGACACCACTCAACCACCAGTCAGG AAAAACCTCAAACAGAGCTGGTGTCTGGAGGTACCTCAGCAATCTCCTGGACTCCATGGGGCTCCACCACTactgcag atCTGCCCATAACAGCAACAACTTCTGAGAGTGGTGTGGGATATCCAGGGAAGAATGAAACAATTCATG AGTTCCAGAGGACTGGCTTGTCCCTGTACCTGGTCATCCTGATTGCTGTGGTGTGTGGTGCTGTGGTTTTCCTTATCATCTCTCTTATCACTTGCATTAGAAGGCCCAAAGACG ctcaAGTCTATGATGTAAAATT CCACAACTcgagagcagcagcttcttccaGCACAGGTCTCTATGAGGAACCCATCTCTGCCACTGAAAACCACTATGTGATGGAGCTTGGGGAAAACAAAGTCTCTGAAGAAGTAAATAAGAATGTGTCTGGCTGTGTTGCAAACCCCCAGGAATCTGAGTATGAAGTAGGGGACACTTCCTGA
- the LOC136562663 gene encoding V-set and immunoglobulin domain-containing protein 4-like isoform X2, with the protein MGMVLRAAVLLSSLLHCRAFLELSGPSEIKGVWKDSVTLPCAYVPVEDLVQQTLTWTVVHDKGSGAIIRRDDSGDQVLLSEYRDRVSIPKAAPGNVSLLILSLEISDKGTYTCQVTWRDSNNSLIAKEITTTLEVVKVAATKPIIRAAEPGLTLPAGASTSLSCEAGGSPPISYRWFRRGPAGTAEPLSSGAELAWPSLRPSDSGTYFCEAHNRAGAGAVQRSDAVRLTVTDVPTTTAALQRDVGTTGGHHSTTSQDLPITATTSESGVGYPGKNETIHEFQRTGLSLYLVILIAVVCGAVVFLIISLITCIRRPKDAQVYDVKFHNSRAAASSSTGLYEEPISATENHYVMELGENKVSEEVNKNVSGCVANPQESEYEVGDTS; encoded by the exons ATGGGAATGGTGCTGCGAGCAGCTGTGCTCCTGAGCTCCCTTCTCCACTGCAGAG cttttctggAGCTGAGTGGCCCCAGTGAGATCAAAGGGGTCTGGAAGGACTCTGTCACTCTGCCTTGTGCCTATGTGCCTGTGGAGGACCTCGTGCAGCAAACCCTCACCTGGACTGTGGTGCATGACAAGGGTTCAGGTGCCATCATTCGGAGGGATGACTCCGGGGACCAGGTTCTCCTGTCTGAGTACAGGGACAGAGTCAGCATCCCAAAGGCTGCCCCAGGAAATGTGTCTCTCCTCATCCTGAGCCTGGAGATCTCTGATAAAGGAACCTACACTTGCCAGGTCACCTGGAGAGACAGCAACAACAGCCTGATAGCAAAGGAGATCACCACCACTTTGGAGGTTGTTAAAG TGGCAGCCACCAAGCCCATCATCAGAGCAGCGGAGCCGGGGCTGACGCTGCCGGCCGgagccagcaccagcctgagCTGCGAGGCCGGCGGGTCCCCTCCCATCAGCTACCGCTGGTTCCGCCGCGGCCCGGCGGGCACGGCCGAGCCCCTGAGCAGCGGGGCCGAGctggcctggcccagcctgcGGCCCTCGGACAGCGGCACGTACTTCTGCGAGGCGCACAAcagggccggggccggcgcCGTGCAGCGCAGCGATGCCGTGCGCCTGACGGTCACAG ATGTGCCCACAACAACAGCAGCCTTGCAGAGGGATGTGGGAACCACGGGGGGACACCACTCAACCACCAGTCAGG atCTGCCCATAACAGCAACAACTTCTGAGAGTGGTGTGGGATATCCAGGGAAGAATGAAACAATTCATG AGTTCCAGAGGACTGGCTTGTCCCTGTACCTGGTCATCCTGATTGCTGTGGTGTGTGGTGCTGTGGTTTTCCTTATCATCTCTCTTATCACTTGCATTAGAAGGCCCAAAGACG ctcaAGTCTATGATGTAAAATT CCACAACTcgagagcagcagcttcttccaGCACAGGTCTCTATGAGGAACCCATCTCTGCCACTGAAAACCACTATGTGATGGAGCTTGGGGAAAACAAAGTCTCTGAAGAAGTAAATAAGAATGTGTCTGGCTGTGTTGCAAACCCCCAGGAATCTGAGTATGAAGTAGGGGACACTTCCTGA
- the LOC136562415 gene encoding heat shock factor protein 3-like, producing the protein MREAPALPRGPAAPGAPGPGAVPGFLAKLWALLEDPDSDDVICWSRNGENFCILDEQRFAKELLPKYFKHNNISSFIRQLNMYGFRKVIALENGIITAEKSSVIEFQHPFFKQGKAHLLENIKRKVSAVRTEDLKVCTEDLHKVLSEVQEMREQQNNMDVRLANMKRENKALWKEVAVLRQKHSQQQKLLSKILQFILSLMRGNYIVGVKRKRSLTDAAGASPSKYSRQYVRIPVESGQAMAFSEHSAAEEDGNGTGLIIRDITDTLENATNGLLAVAHTSGRAREPQAALDPGLPLCQVSQPSELSCAEPVPSVPVNDVSKPSEIGTAAVELHTAQPNAPEDPVSVIDSILNESSSGNQNDPLLDREEIQDFLNCIDASLEELQAMLSGKQYNFGAEAFSDTFNPELPALDMNLMETPPGIENMANLAESTEGLGASERETAGSKDMQLIQYRANPLLSLFEELPSGEAAGKAEDPKDFLLPPLEEKPALQPPSASGTVVPLAAPASQAEPLDTLGVGDPPVLPEDGNGEYKLFPLLLLSPVANFIDEASEIEIS; encoded by the exons ATGCGGGAGGCGCCCGCGctgccccgcggccccgccgcccccggcgcgcccggccccggcgccgTGCCCGGCTTCCTGGCCAAGCTCTGGGCCTTGCTGGAGGATCCGGACAGCGACGACGTcatctgctggagcagg AATGGCGAGAATTTCTGCATTCTGGATGAGCAGAGGTTTgccaaggagctgctccccaAGTACTTCAAACACAACAATATCTCCAGCTTCATACGGCAGCTCAACATGT ATGGTTTCAGGAAGGTGATTGCTCTGGAGAATGGTATCAttacagcagagaaaagctcAGTCATTGAGTTCCAGCACCCTTTCTTCAAGCAAGGGAAGGCACATTTACTGGAGAACATCAAGCGCAAG GTGTCTGCAGTGAGAACTGAGGATCTCAAGGTCTGCACAGAGGATTTGCACAAAGTCCTGTCTGAGGTGCAGGAGAtgagagagcagcagaacaACATGGATGTCAGGCTGGCTAACATGAAGAG AGAAAATAAGGCCCTGTGGAAAGAAGTGGCAGTTCTAAGGCAGAAGCACAGTCAACAACAGAAGCTGCTGTCTAAG ATTCTTCAATTTATACTAAGTTTGATGCGAGGAAATTATATTGTTGGGGtcaaaagaaaaag gTCTCTCACGGATGCTGCGGGTGCTTCACCCTCCAAGTACAGTCGTCAGTATGTCCGCATCCCTGTGGAGAGTGGCCAAGCT ATGGCTTTTTCTGAACATAGTGCAGCTGAAGAGGATGGAAATGGTACAGGTCTGATAATCCGAGATATCACTGACACCCTGGAAAATGCCACCAATGGCCTCCTTGCTGTGGCACACACAAGTGGCAGAGCCAG AGAGCCACAGGCAGCTCTAGATCCTGGCTTACCTCTTTGTCAAGTATCACAGCCAAGTGAGTTAAGTTGTGCAGAACCTGTCCCATCAGTTCCTGTAAACGATGTCAGCAAACCCAGTGAAATAGGCACGGCTGCTGTGGAGCTCCACACTGCACAGCCAAATGCTCCAGAGGACCCTGTGTCAGTAATTGACTCCATCTTGaatgagagcagctctggaaacCAAAATGATCCTTTGCTGGACAG AGAGGAAATTCAGGATTTTCTGAACTGCATTGATGCCAGCCTTGAAGAGCTCCAAGCAATGCTGTCAGGGAAGCAGTACAACTTTGGTGCCGAAGCGTTCAGCGAT acatttaatccggagctgccagccctggataTGAACTTGATGGAAACTCCCCCTGGTATTGAAAAT ATGGCAAACTTGGCAGAGAGCACTGAAGGTCTGGGAGCAAGTGAGAGGGAAACAGCAGGAAGCAAAG aTATGCAGCTGATCCAGTACAGGGCCAACCCTCTGCTTTCCTTATTTGAAGAGCTGCCTTCAGGTGAagctgcagggaaggcagaggatCCGAAAGACTTTCTGCTGCCTCCCCTGGAGGAGAaacctgctctccagcctccaTCAGCCAGTGGAACTGTGGTGCCACTTGCAGCTCCAGCAAGCCAGGCCGAGCCTCTGGACACTCTGGGAGTGGGTGATCCACCTGTCCTCCCAGAGGATGGGAATGGAGAGTATAAACTATTTCCACTCCTGCTTCTCAGTCCTGTTGCTAACTTCATAGATGAGGCCTCTGAGATAGAAATTTCCTGA